One segment of Kwoniella pini CBS 10737 chromosome 9, complete sequence DNA contains the following:
- a CDS encoding ribose 5-phosphate isomerase has protein sequence MSRIKLLDSSFRRETNGYVTSLSQPPYTIVLACDDAGHEYKSALKDLLESDKRVKGVIDVGVHKNDEGKIEKTAYPHVAVDAARKIINGEANRGLLVCGTGMGVAISANKVPGIRASVAHDSFSVERLIKSNNAQILCLGQRVIGIELAKKLVKEWLDHTFDPESASNEKVKNIHDYDGFEYEAVPGGCS, from the exons ATGAGTCGCATAAAATTATTGGATAGCAGTTTTAGACGAGAGACTAATGGATATGTGACGTCGT TGTCACAACCACCTTACACAATAGTTTTGGCTTGTGATGATGCAGGTCACGAAtacaaatcagctttaaaAGATCTATTAGAATCTGATAAGCGTGTCAAAGGAGTAATCGATGTTGGAGTAcataaaaatgatgaaggcaaaattgaaaaaactGCTTATCCTCATGTAGCTGTTGATGCAGCTAggaaaataataaatggAGAAGCAAATAGGGGATTATTAGTTTGTGGAACAG GTATGGGTGTTGCAATTTCAGCAAATAAAGTTCCAGGAATAAGAGCATCAGTTGCACATGATTCATTTTCAGTTGAAAgattaataaaatcaaataatgcTCAAATCTTATGTTTAGGTCAAAGAGTAATTGGTattgaattagctaaaaaATTAGTTAAAGAATGGTTAGATCATACATTTGATCCTGAATCTGcatcaaatgaaaaagttaaaaataTTCATGATTATGATGGATTTGAATATGAAGCTGTACCAGGTGGTTGTAGTTGA
- a CDS encoding dihydroxyacetone kinase — protein MTDRHIFPDHTTLVFRSLKGLVAANPYLNLIPSLKVVYRADHDSSKVSLICGGGSGHEPGTVGFVGKGLLSASVAGDVFASPSARQVNAAIKMVGSEKGVILIITNYTGDNLHFGLARLMAQSAGVKNVELVVVGDDVSVPRSRGKYLGRRCLAGITLVCKIMGAGSEADMPFEQLVPLGRSLSSNTASIAVALDHCHVPGRSGDGEWHIDEGRCEIGLGLHNETGVFNIAQPGPEELITKLLDLLLKQDDPERSFVKFKDGDELVLLVNNMGAMSELEMGAVVDEVLVQLESRNIIPVRILQGPFMGSMNMPGISLSLLNLTNVADEHSFVSTSELLEFLDAPHNSPAWPATAQRYPLPETLRNRKRTDAFTEVEEEKEEVYTGGAKLIVDAKSIRETLKIAAEEVLALEPQLTKWDTIVGDGDCGETCALGAKGVLEALNKGLGSNGDLVELFRTLTQVIDDSMGGTLGAIFSIFLAGLTTSLIKSVEINPNLKVDEKFFGEITNEALEILQQRTNARIGHRTVMDSLIPFVNSLKQLKGLNESVENCIKGGESTIKLEAKMGRAAYAGTGSERGVMPPDPGAMAFVQVIKAIGKVFGN, from the exons ATGACAGATAGACATATTTTTCCTGATCACACAACCCTAGTTTTCAGATCTTTAAAAGGTCTTGTAGCTGCTAATCcatatttaaatttaattcctTCACTTAAAGTAGTTTATAGAGCAGATCATGATTCTTCTAAAGTTTCTTTAATCTGTGGTGGTGGTTCAGGACATGAACCCGGAACAGTTGGATTTGTTGGAAAAGGTTTACTTTCTGCTAGTGTAGCTGGTGATGTCTTTGCTAGTCCAAGTGCTAGACAAGTTAACGCTGCTATAAAAATGGTTGGAAGCGAAAAAGGTGTTATATTAATTATCACAAATT ATACAGGAGATAATCTCCATTTCGGTTTAGCTAGACTTATGGCTCAATCTGCTGGTGTTAAGAATGTTGAGCTCGTTGTAGTTGGAGACGATGTTTCTGTACCTAGATCAAGAGGTAAATATCTAGGTAGAAGGTGTTTGGCAGGTATAACTTTAG TTTGTAAGATAATGGGAGCTGGATCTGAGGCGGATATGCCTTTCGAACAATTAGTACCTCTTGGAAgatctttatcttcaaatacaGCTTCAATAGCTGTTGCATTGGATCATTGTCATGTTCCTGGTAGAAGCGGTGATGGAGAATGGcatattgatgaaggtaGATGTGAAATTGGTTTAGGATTGCATAACGAGACA GGAGTTTTCAATATTGCTCAACCTGGTCCAGAAGAATTGATAACTAAATTACTTGACTTACTTCTCAAACAAGATGATCCCGAACGATCATTCGTTAAATTTAAGGACGGAGATGAGTTGGTATTGCTAGTTAACAACATGGGAGCTATGAGTGAATTGGAGATGGGCGCTGTAGTTGATGAGGTTTTGGTTCAGCTTG AATCTCGAAATATCATACCCGTTCGAATTTTACAAGGTCCATTTATGGGTTCAATGAATATGCCAGGGATATCATTATCGTTACTCAATTTGACCAATGTAGCAGATGAACATTCTTTCGTTTCTACTTCAGAATTACTAGAATTCCTTGATGCTCCTCATAATTCTCCAGCATGGCCAGCTACTGCTCAACGATATCCACTTCCAGAAACTCTGAGGAATAGGAAAAGAACTGATGCATTTACCGAAgtggaagaggagaaagaagaagtttaTACAGGAGGTGCCAAATTGATTG TTGATGCTAAATCTATACGAGAAACTCTTAAAATTGCTGCTGAGGAAGTTTTGGCTTTAGAACCTCAATTAACCAAGTGGGATACC ATTGTAGGTGATGGTGATTGTGGAGAAACTTGTGCATTAGGTGCAAAAGGTGTATTAGAAGCACTCAATAAAGGATTAGGATCAAATGGAGATTtagttgaattatttagAACTTTAACTCaagtaattgatgattcaaTGGGTGGTACTTTAGGTgcaatattttcaatttttttagcAGGATTAACAACTTCTCTAATTAAATCAGTTGAAATTaatccaaatttaaaagttgatgaaaagTTTTTTGGTGAAATTACAAATGAAGCTCTTGAAATTTTACAACAACGTACAAATGCAAGAATTGGACATAGAACAGTAATGGATTCTTTAATTCCTTTTgttaattctttaaaacaattgaaaGGTTTAAATGAATCTGTTGAAAATTGTATAAAAGGTGGTGAAAGtacaattaaattagaagCAAAAATGGGTAGAGCAGCATATGCAGGAACAGGTTCAGAAAGAGGTGTAATGCCTCCTGATCCTGGAGCTATGGCTTTTGTTCAAGTTATTAAAGCTATAGGTAAAGTTTTCGgaaattaa